The following proteins come from a genomic window of Campylobacter sp. RM16189:
- a CDS encoding ABC transporter ATP-binding protein produces the protein MLKAQNLSLKIDDKIILHPLDLEFKSGKIYGLIGHNGSGKSSLIKILAKQQKEYQGSVFLDNKNIKKYHSKEFAKKVAYLPQILPDTSYLNGFELVSMGRYAHQSGFLRDRLKDNNIVIKCLKITKTLNFKDQEVQTLSGGEKSRLFLAMLLAQESKFLLLDEPLAPLDISYQIEVMNLISKLCKELKIGIIIVIHDINLASLYCDKLIALKNGNIVFNDDAKNVMNKDKLEQIYGIQAYIIDHPIKNQPIAIF, from the coding sequence ATGCTTAAAGCACAAAATCTTAGCCTTAAAATCGACGATAAAATCATTCTGCACCCTCTCGATTTAGAATTTAAAAGCGGTAAAATTTATGGACTTATAGGACATAATGGATCTGGCAAGTCCTCTTTGATAAAAATTTTGGCAAAACAGCAAAAAGAATATCAAGGCAGCGTATTTCTGGACAATAAAAACATAAAAAAGTATCACTCTAAAGAATTTGCAAAAAAAGTCGCCTATTTGCCGCAAATTTTGCCTGATACCTCTTATTTAAACGGTTTTGAATTAGTAAGCATGGGCAGATATGCTCATCAAAGCGGGTTTTTAAGAGATAGATTAAAAGATAATAATATAGTTATCAAATGCCTAAAGATTACAAAAACACTCAATTTTAAAGATCAAGAGGTTCAAACCCTATCAGGGGGCGAAAAATCTCGCCTCTTTTTAGCAATGCTATTGGCTCAAGAGAGTAAATTTCTCTTGCTTGATGAACCTTTAGCTCCACTTGATATCTCATATCAAATAGAAGTTATGAATCTTATATCAAAACTTTGTAAAGAGCTTAAGATAGGCATTATTATCGTTATTCACGATATAAACCTAGCCTCGCTTTACTGTGATAAACTAATAGCTTTAAAAAATGGAAACATAGTATTTAACGATGATGCAAAAAACGTTATGAATAAAGATAAACTAGAGCAAATTTACGGTATTCAGGCTTATATCATAGATCATCCGATCAAAAATCAACCTATAGCGATATTTTAA
- a CDS encoding iron ABC transporter permease, with product MKKLIFTLFVIFVILVAIILYLEAISLIDYDFRIRKLIIFNYTLPRIAVAFICGAFLAIATAIMAQITQNPLASDSTLGVGSGAGFFMLTTALFFPNLESNSVFSSFFGAIMALGILFILSLKQGFSVFTTTLSGLIIGLFFSSLTTLLLLFFQEESYFVTVWMSGDMAQDGVMDFYLMLIYSAPALILIFYFSSSFHLFILGDSACKALGVNIEQTRIIGLLLAAYLTAITVAFVGIISFIGLGAYTIVDRFKFSNFTSKLVYCGLFGGLLLGITDEILMIVLKISNINLPAGGISAFLGTPLLVWLIFWGIKNVESGIKTKATRKVRKTGKTYLLIILFIALVFVCIFSLFYDSQNFQTEILNVRISRIVAALTSGIMLGLIGVVLQSLSHNPMASPELLGINSGVSLGVLIAMFTAPFLTIPLGVSGAFLMLAFMITLNYKNGMLPQKVILTGIAIMAFTGSVEKILLTWGDSRIYNFINYASGSTYSVTSTWALFMVVVAIFSTIVGLIYSKELDILSLGDISASSLGLNLFKYRGILFLFCAGVSSIASLSIGPISFIGLLAPHIASFLGYHKASLKILSALLIGAILMVVSDFLGRTLISPYEIPSGLVSTIIGSLYFVFMIRNFR from the coding sequence ATGAAAAAACTGATTTTCACATTATTTGTTATATTTGTGATTTTAGTAGCAATTATTCTTTATTTAGAGGCAATTTCACTTATAGATTATGATTTTCGGATTAGAAAACTTATTATTTTTAACTACACCCTACCTCGTATTGCAGTAGCTTTTATATGCGGGGCTTTTTTGGCAATAGCTACTGCAATCATGGCTCAAATCACACAAAATCCTCTAGCAAGCGATAGCACATTAGGGGTAGGAAGCGGTGCCGGATTTTTCATGTTGACCACAGCCTTATTTTTTCCAAATCTTGAGTCCAATAGTGTATTTAGCTCTTTTTTCGGAGCGATAATGGCGCTAGGAATACTTTTTATACTCTCGCTAAAACAAGGATTTTCAGTCTTTACAACAACTCTTTCCGGTCTTATTATAGGACTGTTTTTCAGTTCTTTGACCACACTTTTATTACTATTTTTTCAAGAGGAGAGCTATTTTGTCACTGTATGGATGAGTGGAGATATGGCTCAAGATGGAGTCATGGACTTTTATCTCATGCTAATTTACTCCGCTCCCGCACTGATTTTAATCTTTTATTTTTCCAGCTCTTTTCATCTTTTTATCTTAGGAGACAGTGCTTGCAAGGCACTTGGGGTAAATATCGAACAAACACGTATAATAGGGCTTTTACTTGCGGCATATCTTACCGCTATAACAGTAGCCTTTGTTGGCATAATAAGTTTTATAGGACTTGGGGCATACACTATAGTAGACAGGTTTAAATTTTCAAATTTCACTTCAAAGTTAGTATACTGCGGACTCTTTGGGGGCTTGCTTCTAGGTATTACGGATGAAATTTTAATGATCGTATTAAAAATAAGCAACATTAATCTACCCGCAGGAGGAATAAGTGCATTTTTAGGCACTCCATTGCTTGTTTGGTTGATATTTTGGGGTATAAAAAACGTCGAAAGTGGCATAAAAACCAAAGCTACAAGAAAGGTAAGAAAAACAGGCAAAACATATCTTTTGATAATTTTATTCATAGCATTGGTTTTTGTTTGCATATTTTCTTTATTTTATGACTCGCAAAATTTTCAAACTGAAATTTTAAATGTTAGAATAAGCAGGATTGTAGCCGCGCTCACAAGCGGAATAATGCTTGGTTTAATAGGAGTGGTTTTACAAAGCCTTAGCCACAACCCTATGGCATCACCGGAACTTTTAGGCATTAATTCAGGAGTTAGCTTAGGGGTTTTAATTGCTATGTTTACAGCTCCCTTTTTAACCATACCCCTTGGTGTATCAGGAGCTTTTTTAATGCTGGCTTTTATGATAACCTTAAACTACAAAAACGGAATGCTTCCTCAAAAAGTAATATTAACAGGCATAGCCATAATGGCATTTACAGGATCTGTAGAAAAAATTTTATTGACATGGGGAGATAGCAGAATTTATAACTTTATTAACTATGCCTCTGGTAGCACATATTCAGTAACCTCGACATGGGCATTATTTATGGTCGTAGTAGCTATTTTTAGCACTATAGTAGGATTAATTTACTCAAAAGAGCTAGATATTTTAAGTCTTGGAGATATAAGCGCTTCAAGTCTGGGTCTAAATTTATTTAAATATCGCGGAATCTTATTTTTGTTTTGCGCAGGAGTTAGCTCTATAGCATCTCTTAGCATAGGGCCTATTAGCTTTATCGGACTTCTGGCTCCCCATATAGCATCATTTTTAGGATACCACAAAGCATCCCTAAAGATATTATCAGCCCTTTTAATAGGGGCTATTTTAATGGTGGTATCTGATTTTTTAGGAAGAACGCTAATAAGCCCGTATGAGATACCATCAGGACTTGTTTCGACGATAATCGGAAGTCTATATTTTGTGTTTATGATAAGAAATTTTAGATAA
- a CDS encoding DUF493 domain-containing protein, with translation MANICELNKEPKIEYPNFWEYKVIFEKDQNAHKIVLDIVGDREHKLVVSKSSKEGKYKSYNLSVIVNSNEERLELFSALRHVSKYVL, from the coding sequence GTGGCGAATATTTGCGAGCTAAATAAAGAGCCAAAAATAGAATATCCAAATTTTTGGGAGTATAAAGTAATTTTTGAAAAAGATCAAAATGCGCATAAAATCGTGCTTGATATTGTAGGCGACAGAGAACACAAGCTGGTTGTCTCAAAATCAAGCAAAGAGGGCAAATATAAAAGCTACAATCTAAGTGTTATAGTCAATTCCAACGAGGAGCGCTTGGAGCTATTTTCGGCCTTAAGGCATGTTTCAAAATACGTATTATAG
- the moaC gene encoding cyclic pyranopterin monophosphate synthase MoaC: MLTHIDEKNRPKMVDVSEKSITTRIAVASGIIKMSEAAFNAIKENTGKKGPVLQTAVVAAITGAKKTSELIPMCHPLLISGIDCDIVEIPEITAFKLIVSVKIDGKTGVEMEALTGVSIGLLTIYDMIKAIDKTMQITDIMLESKSGGKSGEYLRAK, from the coding sequence ATGCTAACACATATAGATGAAAAAAATCGTCCAAAAATGGTAGATGTAAGTGAAAAATCGATAACTACGAGAATAGCTGTAGCAAGTGGAATAATCAAAATGAGCGAAGCTGCATTCAATGCTATCAAAGAAAATACCGGCAAAAAGGGTCCTGTATTGCAAACAGCAGTAGTAGCGGCAATAACAGGAGCAAAAAAGACAAGCGAACTAATCCCGATGTGCCATCCTCTACTAATAAGCGGTATAGATTGCGATATAGTAGAAATCCCGGAAATTACCGCATTTAAACTCATAGTAAGCGTCAAGATAGACGGCAAAACAGGCGTGGAGATGGAGGCGCTAACCGGAGTTAGCATAGGCCTTTTAACTATTTACGACATGATAAAGGCTATAGATAAAACCATGCAGATAACAGACATAATGCTTGAAAGTAAAAGCGGAGGTAAAAGTGGCGAATATTTGCGAGCTAAATAA
- the typA gene encoding translational GTPase TypA produces the protein MENIRNIAVIAHVDHGKTTMVDELLKQSGTFNEHQNVGERVMDSNDIERERGITILSKNTAIKYKDTKINIIDTPGHADFGGEVERVLKMVDGVLLLVDAQEGVMPQTKFVVKKALSLGLRPIVVVNKIDKPAGDPDRVVNEIFDLFVALEANDEQLEFPVIYAAARSGYAKYSLSDENVDMKPLFETILAHVPEPSGNLENPLQLQVFTLDYDNYVGKIGIARIFNGKISKNQNVMLAKADGTKTTGRISKLIGFLGLERRDIDEAGVGDIVAIAGFDALDVGDSVVDPNSPMPLDPLRIEEPTLSVVFSVNDSPLAGTEGKHVTSNKIDERLANEMKTNIAMKYENQGEGKFKVSGRGELQITILAENMRREGFEFCLGRPEVIVKEINGVRCEPFELLVIDVPDEFSGTVIEKLGRRKAEMVSMSPTGDGQTRIEFEIPARGLIGFRSQFLTDTKGEGVMNHSFLEFRPLSGSVEQRGNGALVSMENGVTLAYSLFNLQDRGVLFVDPQTKVYVGMIIGEHSRPNDLDVNPIKGKNLTNVRASGSDDAIKLVPPRKLSLERALEWIEEDELVEVTPVNIRVRKRYLDPTIRRRMAKSKE, from the coding sequence TTGGAAAATATACGAAATATAGCCGTTATCGCACACGTCGATCACGGCAAGACGACGATGGTTGATGAGCTGCTTAAACAATCAGGCACATTTAACGAGCATCAAAACGTCGGCGAGCGTGTTATGGATAGTAACGATATCGAAAGAGAGCGCGGTATCACGATCCTTTCAAAAAACACCGCGATAAAATACAAAGATACAAAGATAAACATCATCGACACTCCGGGACACGCGGACTTTGGCGGTGAGGTTGAGCGTGTGCTAAAGATGGTTGACGGCGTGCTTTTGCTCGTAGATGCGCAAGAAGGCGTTATGCCCCAAACCAAATTCGTCGTTAAAAAGGCTCTTTCTTTGGGTCTTCGCCCGATAGTCGTGGTAAATAAGATAGATAAGCCCGCAGGCGATCCTGATCGCGTAGTAAATGAAATTTTTGATCTTTTCGTAGCGCTTGAGGCAAATGACGAGCAGCTTGAATTTCCTGTCATATACGCAGCTGCAAGAAGCGGATATGCAAAATACTCGCTAAGCGATGAAAACGTCGATATGAAGCCGCTTTTTGAGACTATTTTGGCGCATGTTCCTGAGCCTAGCGGAAATTTGGAAAATCCTTTACAGCTTCAAGTATTCACGCTTGATTATGACAACTATGTCGGCAAAATCGGAATCGCGCGTATCTTTAACGGCAAAATTTCTAAAAATCAAAACGTAATGCTAGCTAAAGCAGACGGCACGAAAACAACAGGCAGAATTTCAAAACTCATCGGATTTTTGGGGCTTGAAAGACGCGATATAGATGAGGCCGGAGTCGGCGATATCGTAGCGATTGCGGGATTTGACGCGCTTGATGTGGGCGATAGTGTGGTTGATCCAAATTCCCCTATGCCGCTTGATCCGCTTCGTATAGAAGAGCCAACTTTAAGCGTTGTTTTTTCGGTTAACGATAGCCCGCTTGCGGGAACGGAAGGCAAACACGTAACGTCAAATAAGATTGATGAGCGACTTGCAAACGAGATGAAGACAAATATCGCGATGAAGTATGAAAACCAAGGCGAGGGTAAGTTTAAAGTTAGCGGACGTGGCGAGCTTCAGATAACGATCTTGGCTGAAAATATGCGCCGAGAGGGCTTTGAATTTTGTCTTGGCAGGCCGGAGGTTATCGTTAAGGAGATTAACGGCGTTAGATGCGAGCCTTTTGAGCTGCTTGTGATTGATGTGCCTGATGAGTTTAGCGGAACGGTTATCGAAAAACTCGGACGCAGAAAGGCTGAAATGGTCTCGATGAGTCCTACGGGTGACGGACAAACCAGAATCGAATTTGAAATCCCTGCGCGCGGACTAATCGGCTTTAGAAGCCAGTTTTTAACAGATACCAAAGGCGAAGGCGTGATGAATCATAGCTTTTTGGAATTCCGCCCGCTTAGCGGAAGCGTGGAGCAAAGAGGCAACGGCGCGCTGGTTTCTATGGAAAACGGCGTAACGCTTGCGTATTCGCTATTTAACCTGCAAGATCGCGGCGTGCTATTTGTCGATCCGCAGACTAAGGTTTATGTGGGCATGATAATCGGCGAGCACAGCCGTCCAAACGACCTTGACGTAAATCCTATCAAGGGCAAAAATTTAACCAACGTGCGTGCAAGCGGAAGCGACGATGCGATCAAGCTTGTTCCGCCTAGAAAGCTAAGTCTTGAGCGCGCTCTTGAATGGATCGAAGAAGATGAGCTGGTCGAAGTAACGCCTGTAAATATTCGCGTCAGAAAACGCTATCTTGACCCGACCATAAGACGCAGAATGGCGAAGTCTAAGGAGTAA
- a CDS encoding CRISPR-associated endoribonuclease Cas6, which yields MLIINSKLPTTNIKVAKILPELIQGLIYHNLPESEHIGYRHKKTGKIFKKTNFDFSLRGLSLRIRFTSCEPKFEELIAMEILKNGLKLGEIHLLDTNISISSHRVNELESNSVLLKGYVACAIQGLLGYKIYLEPQDSRHLEMMKTNASQRFDTIKGYEYDGEFELNLKWQNLSKPVLFYYGNNNAPMRAWQAIWKIKASSEMINLMLDTGVGGGCMSVGTGFLEVAEK from the coding sequence ATGCTTATTATAAATTCTAAACTTCCTACTACAAATATTAAAGTTGCAAAAATTTTGCCAGAGCTTATACAAGGCTTAATATATCACAACTTGCCAGAAAGCGAGCATATCGGATATAGACATAAAAAGACAGGCAAAATATTTAAGAAAACAAATTTTGATTTTAGCTTGAGGGGTTTAAGTTTACGGATAAGATTTACCTCTTGCGAGCCAAAATTTGAAGAGCTTATAGCTATGGAGATTTTAAAAAACGGCCTAAAACTAGGTGAAATTCATCTGCTGGACACTAACATATCAATATCATCTCATAGAGTTAATGAGCTAGAAAGTAATAGTGTTTTGTTAAAAGGTTATGTAGCTTGCGCTATACAAGGGCTTTTGGGATATAAAATCTATCTTGAGCCTCAGGATTCAAGGCATCTTGAAATGATGAAAACTAATGCATCGCAGAGATTTGATACTATAAAAGGATATGAATATGACGGCGAATTTGAGCTTAATTTAAAATGGCAAAACCTTTCTAAGCCTGTTTTATTTTATTATGGTAATAATAATGCGCCAATGCGTGCATGGCAGGCCATATGGAAAATAAAGGCCAGCAGCGAGATGATAAATTTGATGCTCGATACAGGCGTAGGAGGCGGGTGTATGAGTGTGGGAACCGGATTTTTGGAGGTTGCGGAAAAATAG
- a CDS encoding LemA family protein: MGNFIWLLIFVAILAVYAIIIYNSLISKKNQVANIEAGIDVQLKRRYDLLPNLVATANQYLIHERELLEKITELRSKAKNAKTQQEKFDLNAKISNLLPNIQFMLEAYPELKANENLLYLQESLNEVEEQISAARRAYNSAVEIYNNAVEMFPSNLVASLIGFQKVKFFDIPWTESKNHDVGELFKRS, encoded by the coding sequence ATGGGAAATTTTATATGGTTATTGATCTTTGTTGCTATTTTAGCCGTTTATGCAATAATTATTTATAACTCATTAATTTCCAAAAAAAATCAAGTGGCAAATATTGAGGCTGGAATTGATGTTCAACTAAAGCGCAGATATGATTTGCTTCCAAATTTAGTGGCTACTGCAAATCAATATTTGATTCATGAAAGAGAGCTTTTAGAAAAGATCACAGAACTGAGGTCTAAAGCTAAAAATGCAAAAACTCAACAGGAAAAATTTGATTTAAATGCTAAAATTTCAAATTTATTGCCAAACATTCAGTTTATGCTTGAAGCTTACCCTGAGCTAAAAGCAAATGAGAATTTGCTCTACTTGCAAGAGAGTTTAAATGAAGTAGAAGAACAAATTTCAGCTGCCAGGAGAGCGTATAATTCGGCGGTTGAGATATATAATAATGCCGTTGAGATGTTTCCTTCGAATTTAGTCGCAAGTCTTATTGGATTTCAGAAAGTTAAATTTTTTGATATTCCTTGGACTGAATCCAAGAATCACGATGTAGGCGAACTCTTTAAGCGCAGCTAG
- a CDS encoding ABC transporter substrate-binding protein encodes MAIDWTAAEILGSLGYEIAAIGDKRNYKIWVKEPELSENVVDLGLRMQPNLESLIKIKPDITIIPSFFKFHQNTLSQYSNVAVIDAYKDGNLYENLINATKEIAQLIDREKEAANLISRNEEIFKILKDKVKFFTSAPIAVVQFIDSKRLRIYGKNSIYGISLEKLGLINAIKDEFATNLWGIATIPLTALFHLPNNTRIVIIKPNPINIEHELKFNSIYRELKLFENRIELDPVWSAGAIASMQKFAYRLVFELKSQLK; translated from the coding sequence GTGGCGATAGATTGGACTGCGGCTGAAATTTTAGGCTCTCTCGGATACGAAATAGCTGCTATAGGAGATAAAAGAAATTATAAAATTTGGGTTAAAGAACCCGAGCTTTCAGAAAATGTAGTCGATCTTGGACTTAGAATGCAACCGAATTTAGAAAGCCTTATAAAGATCAAACCAGACATCACTATTATCCCTTCGTTTTTTAAATTTCATCAAAATACACTATCTCAATACTCCAATGTAGCTGTAATAGATGCATATAAAGATGGTAATTTATATGAAAATTTAATTAATGCAACAAAAGAGATAGCACAGCTGATAGACAGGGAAAAAGAAGCTGCGAATTTAATAAGTAGAAATGAAGAAATTTTTAAAATTTTAAAAGATAAGGTCAAATTTTTTACCTCTGCTCCAATAGCAGTAGTTCAGTTTATAGATAGTAAACGACTTAGAATTTACGGCAAAAACAGTATTTACGGTATAAGCCTGGAAAAGCTGGGACTAATAAATGCAATAAAAGATGAATTCGCCACAAATCTTTGGGGTATAGCCACTATACCTCTGACTGCACTTTTTCATCTTCCAAACAACACAAGAATAGTAATAATCAAGCCAAACCCAATAAATATAGAACACGAACTAAAATTTAACAGCATTTACAGAGAGTTAAAATTATTCGAAAATCGAATAGAATTAGATCCTGTTTGGAGTGCGGGAGCTATAGCCAGTATGCAAAAATTCGCTTACAGACTGGTTTTTGAACTAAAAAGCCAGTTAAAATGA